Proteins co-encoded in one Spirosoma endbachense genomic window:
- the ftsH gene encoding ATP-dependent zinc metalloprotease FtsH yields MSENNNRNPLVPRGGPRKPNFQGWIVALLIAAILGITFFNKSSSTHEISQKRFERMVKEREVADVVVVNDKIAEVTLTQQAAQSPKYRTLFADKPYFGSSHGPHFQFQVASGESFKKDLDVLQQGVPDNEKIDFRFESRSDFGSIISTWGFLIVMILAMYFLLGRMSGAGGPGGQIFNIGKSKAALFDADNKVKITFNDVAGLDEAKEEIKEIVDYLKNPTKFTKLGAKIPKGALLIGPPGTGKTLLAKAVAGEAGVPFFSLSGSDFVEMFVGVGAARVRDLFKQAKEKAPCIIFIDEIDAVGRSRGRGSMPGANDERENTLNSLLVEMDGFATDSGIIILAATNRPDVLDSALQRPGRFDRQISIDKPDIVGREAIFRVHLKPIKLAADVDPKELAAQTPGFAGAEIANVCNEAALIAARSDKEAVDMKDFQDAMDRVIGGLEKKNKIISPEEKEIVAYHEAGHAVAGWFLEHADPLVKVTIVPRGVAALGYAQYLPREQYLYRTEQLMDEMCMALGGRAAEDLIFGKVSTGALSDLERITKLAYSMVTMYGMNDKIGNVSFYDSKQSDYSFNKPYSEETAKHIDEEVRKIVDIAYTRTKDLLAEHREALEIIAKELLEKEILYQNDLVRLIGKRPFERETVYQAYKNKGIAEALKEEIGKEAKPAETEPESLPL; encoded by the coding sequence ATGTCAGAAAACAATAATAGAAATCCGTTAGTACCCCGGGGTGGTCCGAGAAAACCTAATTTTCAGGGGTGGATTGTTGCGCTGCTGATTGCTGCTATTCTGGGTATTACGTTCTTCAACAAAAGCTCTTCGACGCACGAGATTTCGCAAAAGCGTTTTGAGCGGATGGTGAAAGAACGTGAAGTTGCCGATGTCGTGGTAGTTAACGATAAAATTGCTGAGGTAACATTAACCCAGCAGGCAGCTCAAAGTCCGAAATACCGCACTCTTTTTGCCGATAAGCCTTATTTTGGGTCGAGTCATGGCCCTCATTTTCAGTTTCAGGTTGCCTCTGGTGAATCGTTCAAGAAAGATCTGGATGTGTTGCAGCAGGGCGTTCCTGATAATGAGAAAATCGATTTTCGATTTGAAAGCCGAAGCGACTTTGGCAGTATCATCAGTACCTGGGGCTTTTTGATCGTCATGATTCTGGCTATGTATTTTCTTCTGGGCCGGATGTCGGGCGCTGGAGGGCCAGGTGGTCAGATTTTCAACATTGGTAAATCTAAAGCCGCTCTGTTCGACGCCGATAATAAGGTGAAGATTACCTTCAATGATGTAGCGGGTCTGGATGAAGCCAAGGAGGAGATCAAGGAAATTGTTGATTACCTTAAAAATCCGACCAAGTTTACCAAGCTCGGTGCCAAAATTCCTAAAGGGGCTCTATTGATTGGCCCTCCAGGTACCGGTAAAACCCTGCTTGCTAAGGCCGTTGCCGGTGAAGCGGGTGTGCCGTTCTTCTCGCTGTCGGGTTCTGACTTTGTTGAAATGTTCGTGGGCGTTGGTGCTGCTCGTGTGCGTGATTTGTTCAAGCAGGCGAAAGAGAAAGCTCCCTGTATCATTTTCATTGATGAGATCGACGCAGTTGGTCGTTCGCGGGGCCGTGGCTCGATGCCAGGTGCCAACGACGAACGGGAAAATACACTGAACTCGCTGCTGGTTGAAATGGATGGATTTGCTACCGATTCCGGTATCATTATCCTTGCCGCTACCAACCGTCCTGACGTACTTGACTCTGCCTTGCAGCGTCCGGGTCGTTTCGACCGTCAGATCAGTATCGATAAACCCGATATCGTAGGTCGTGAGGCTATCTTCCGGGTGCATTTAAAGCCAATTAAACTGGCCGCTGATGTTGATCCCAAGGAACTCGCTGCGCAAACACCAGGCTTCGCCGGGGCTGAAATTGCCAACGTTTGTAACGAAGCCGCTCTGATTGCAGCTCGTAGTGATAAAGAGGCCGTTGATATGAAAGACTTCCAGGATGCGATGGATCGTGTCATTGGTGGTCTGGAGAAGAAAAACAAGATCATTTCTCCCGAAGAGAAAGAAATTGTCGCTTATCACGAAGCCGGTCACGCTGTAGCTGGCTGGTTCCTCGAACACGCCGATCCGCTCGTAAAAGTAACGATTGTGCCCCGTGGTGTCGCGGCACTCGGTTACGCGCAATACCTGCCGCGCGAACAGTATCTCTACCGTACCGAACAGCTTATGGACGAAATGTGCATGGCGTTGGGTGGCCGGGCTGCCGAGGACCTCATCTTTGGTAAAGTTTCGACGGGTGCTCTGAGCGATCTGGAGCGTATAACGAAGCTTGCTTACAGCATGGTGACGATGTATGGTATGAACGACAAAATCGGTAATGTATCGTTCTACGATTCGAAACAGTCGGATTACTCCTTCAATAAGCCTTACTCGGAAGAAACCGCCAAGCATATTGATGAAGAAGTCCGGAAGATTGTCGATATCGCCTATACCCGTACGAAAGACCTTTTAGCTGAACATCGTGAGGCTCTGGAAATCATTGCTAAGGAATTGCTTGAGAAAGAAATTCTGTACCAGAACGATCTGGTGCGTTTGATTGGCAAGCGTCCATTTGAGCGTGAAACGGTTTACCAGGCTTATAAAAATAAAGGCATAGCCGAAGCACTGAAAGAAGAAATCGGTAAAGAAGCTAAGCCTGCCGAAACGGAGCCCGAATCGCTTCCGTTGTAA